Genomic window (Bacillus vallismortis):
ACACCATGTACCGTCTAAAGCGCTCGGATTCGTCGGCGGATTTACCGGAGAATATATCAAAACATTTTTGCGGGAAGAAAATCTGGAAACAGCCTTTTCTGAAGTGAAAGAAGATACCCGAATCAATGTAAAGCTGAAAACGGGTGATGAAACTGAAATTAACGGTCAGGGACCGACAATTTCAGATGAAGATTTCAAAACCTTTTTAGAACAGTTCCAGTCTTTACAAGAAGGGGATATCGTCGTCCTTGCAGGAAGCATTCCATCTTCACTGCCCCACGACACTTACGAAAAAATCGCAGAGGCCTGCACACAGCAGAACGCGCGAGTTGTTCTGGATATCTCAGGCGAGGCGCTTATGAAAGCAACAGAAATGAAACCGTTTTTGATGAAGCCAAACCATCATGAGCTTGGAGAAATGTTCGGCACAACAATTACATCTGTTGAAGAAGCTGTTCCTTATGGGAAAAAGCTTGTAGAACAAGGGGCTGAACATGTAATCGTATCCATGGCCGGAGACGGAGCGCTTCTATTTACGAAGGAAGCTGTTTATTTTGCAAACGTGCCAAAGGGGAAATTGGTCAACTCAGTCGGAGCGGGAGATTCCGTCGTTGCAGGTTTTCTTGCCGGTATTTCCAAACAGCTGCCGCTTGAAGAAGCATTCCGTTTAGGTGTTACATCAGGCAGTGCTACCGCGTTCTCTGAAGAACTTGGAACAGAAGAATTTGTCCAGCAGCTTCTTCCTGAAGTTAAGGTCACACGTCTATAGAGGAGGAAACAAAAGTGAAAATAACTGAGCTTTTAACAAAGCATACAATAAAGCTTAATATTGAGAGCAAAGAAAAAGAAAATGTTATTGACGAAATGGTCACTGTTCTTGATAAAGCTGGAAAATTAAATGACCGACAAGCCTACAAAGAAGCCATTTTAAATCGCGAGAGCCAAAGCTCGACGGGAATTGGTGAAGGAATCGCTATCCCGCATGCGAAAACAGCAAGCGTTATCAACCCGGCGATCGCGTTCGGGCGTTCAAAAGACGGTGTCGATTATGAATCATTAGACGGCCAGCCGGCTCACTTGGTGTTCATGATAGCGGCGACTGAAGGCGCAAACAACACTCACCTTGAAGCATTGTCAAGACTTTCAACACTGTTAATGCGTGAAGAAATTCGCAAGCAGCTCCTTGAAGCTGAGTCAGAAGATGCTATTATCGACATTATTAATCAGCACGATAAAGATGATGACGAAGAGGAAGAAGAAGAAGCGGCACCTGCACCTGCCGGAAAAGGAAAAATCCTAGCGGTTACTGCATGTCCGACAGGTATTGCACACACATTCATGGCTGCGGATGCCCTTAAAGAAAAAGCGAAAGAGCTTGGTGTGGAAATTAAGGTCGAAACAAATGGTTCAAGCGGTATTAAGCACAAGCTGACTGCCCAAGAAATTGAAGATGCACCTGCCATCATTGTCGCAGCGGACAAGCAGGTTGAAATGGAACGATTTAAAGGTAAGCGCGTGCTTCAAGTACCTGTTACAGCTGGTATCAGACGCCCGCAAGAGCTTATCGAAAAAGCGAAAAATCAAGACGCGCCGGTTTACCAAGGCAGCGGCGGCGGTTCTTCAGCTTCAAACGATGAAGATGAAGCGAGAGGCAAGTCTGGCGGCAGCATCGGAAGCATGTTTTATAAGCATCTGATGAGCGGTGTCAGCAACATGCTTCCGTTCGTAGTCGGCGGTGGTATCCTCGTTGCGATTTCATTCTTCTGGGGGATTAATTCTTCCAATCCGGATGATCCTACTTACAACACGTTCGCTGCCGCTCTTAAGTTTATCGGCGGTGACAATGCATTAGGATTAATTGTGGCTGTTCTTGCCGGTTTCATTGCAATGAGTATTGCAGACCGTCCTGGTTTTGCGCCTGGTATGATCGGCGGATTTATGGCAACTCAAGCAAATGCTGGATTCTTAGGCGGATTAATTGCCGGATTCCTGGCTGGTTATATCGTTGTTCTTTTGAAAAAAGCATTCGTCTTTATTCCTCAGTCACTTGACGGACTGAAACCAGTGTTAATCTATCCGCTGTTTGGTATTTTCTTAACTGGTATTATCATGCGTTTCGTTGTGAATACACCGGTAGCGGCATTTATGGATTTCTTAACAAATTGGCTTGAAAGCCTTGGGACTGGCAACCTTGTATTAATGGGTATTATTTTGGGCGGTATGATGGCGATCGATATGGGCGGTCCGCTTAATAAAGCAGCCTTTACGTTCGGTATCGCGATGATCGATGCAGGCAATTATGCGCCTCACGCAGCGATCATGGCCGGCGGTATGGTTCCTCCGCTTGGTATCGCACTTGCAACAACCATTTTCAGAAACAAATTCACTCAGCGTGACCGTGAAGCTGGTATTACATGCTACTTCATGGGGGCTGCTTTCGTAACAGAGGGAGCGATCCCGTTTGCTGCGGCTGATCCGCTTCGCGTGATTCCAGCTGCTGTCGCTGGTGCAGCTGTTGCCGGAGGATTAACTGAATTCTTCCGTGTAACGCTTCCGGCACCTCACGGAGGAGTATTCGTAGCCTTCATTACAAACCATCCGCTGCTTTACCTATTAAGTATCGTGATCGGTGCTGTCGTGATGGCAATTATCCTCGGTATTCTTAAAAAACCTGTTACAGAGAAATAAGAAAAAAGCGTCCTTCATTCGAAAGGGCGCTTTTTCTTTATCCTGCTGGCGGGAGCGCGGTTAAGTTATGTATTTTATTATCATTTATGATAAAGTAAAAGAAGGGAAACAACTGACACAGCAACCGTCTAGGAGGAAACACTTTGACCGAGGAAAAAAACACGAAAACTGAAAAAACGGCGAAGAAAAAAACCAATACGTATTTGGAATGGGGAAAAGCGATTGTCATCGCTGTCCTGCTGGCTCTCTTGATCCGTCACTTTTTGTTTGAACCTTATTTAGTCGAAGGTTCATCTATGGATCCCACATTACATGACGGCGAAAGGCTGTTTGTGAATAAAACAGTCAACTATATCGGCGAGCTGGAGCGCGGAGATATCGTTATTATCAACGGTGAGACGTCGAAAATCCATTACGTAAAAAGATTGATCGGAAAGCCTGGAGAAACCGTTCAAATGAAGGATGACACGCTTTATATAAACGGAAAAAAAGCAGCTGAGCCTTACTTGTCTAAAAACAAAAAAGAAGCAGAAAAACTTGGTGTGAGTCTGACTGGCGATTTTGGACCGGTTAAGGTTCCCAAAGGCAAATATTTTGTCATGGGAGATAACCGGCTGAATTCAATGGACAGCCGAAACGGGCTCGGACTGATTGCCGAAGACCGGATTGTCGGCACATCGAAGTTTGTCTTTTTCCCGTTTAACGAAATGCGTCAAACAAAATAAAAACGCCTTGCTGGCCTTGGGACAGCAGGCGTTTTTTAATTTGAAAAAGAAGCGACTAATGCAATGCATAATACCGTGATAAACACTGAACCGATAATGGCCAGCACGCTGAAGAAAAGATGAACCTGTTTGTTTTCTTTGCCACGCTTTTCTAAAAGTCGTTTAGAAAAAATATGTGAAAATATGTAAATGAGGGCTATGCCAATATATAAGCCGATATCTTTAGCGGTAAAGCCTGTTACGGCAAGGTAAAAGCCCGTAAAAAAGATCAATAAGCAGTATTCAGTAAGTGTTAAAAGCTTCAACGTGTTCCTCCATGAGAGTGTGTAATTTTCCCGGCTGGATGTATCCTCTCTGCTTTATTGTAACATAGCTGGCAGCATTGAGTGTATAAGTGTTTTCTCTCCGATTTATCAGGGAATCATTTCTCTTGCCCAGCATTCATGGTATACTTTTATTGATGATAGACATGATGGAGGATAATAAATGATTGCTGTAAATAATGTAAGCTTGCGGTTTGCGGATCGCAAGTTATTTGAAGATGTCAATATTAAATTTACCCCAGGCAACTGCTATGGGTTAATTGGTGCAAATGGTGCCGGTAAATCAACGTTTCTGAAAGTGC
Coding sequences:
- the pfkB gene encoding 1-phosphofructokinase, with the protein product MIYTVTLNPSVDYIVHVEDFTVGGLNRSSYDTKYPGGKGINVSRLLKRHHVPSKALGFVGGFTGEYIKTFLREENLETAFSEVKEDTRINVKLKTGDETEINGQGPTISDEDFKTFLEQFQSLQEGDIVVLAGSIPSSLPHDTYEKIAEACTQQNARVVLDISGEALMKATEMKPFLMKPNHHELGEMFGTTITSVEEAVPYGKKLVEQGAEHVIVSMAGDGALLFTKEAVYFANVPKGKLVNSVGAGDSVVAGFLAGISKQLPLEEAFRLGVTSGSATAFSEELGTEEFVQQLLPEVKVTRL
- a CDS encoding PTS fructose transporter subunit IIABC gives rise to the protein MKITELLTKHTIKLNIESKEKENVIDEMVTVLDKAGKLNDRQAYKEAILNRESQSSTGIGEGIAIPHAKTASVINPAIAFGRSKDGVDYESLDGQPAHLVFMIAATEGANNTHLEALSRLSTLLMREEIRKQLLEAESEDAIIDIINQHDKDDDEEEEEEAAPAPAGKGKILAVTACPTGIAHTFMAADALKEKAKELGVEIKVETNGSSGIKHKLTAQEIEDAPAIIVAADKQVEMERFKGKRVLQVPVTAGIRRPQELIEKAKNQDAPVYQGSGGGSSASNDEDEARGKSGGSIGSMFYKHLMSGVSNMLPFVVGGGILVAISFFWGINSSNPDDPTYNTFAAALKFIGGDNALGLIVAVLAGFIAMSIADRPGFAPGMIGGFMATQANAGFLGGLIAGFLAGYIVVLLKKAFVFIPQSLDGLKPVLIYPLFGIFLTGIIMRFVVNTPVAAFMDFLTNWLESLGTGNLVLMGIILGGMMAIDMGGPLNKAAFTFGIAMIDAGNYAPHAAIMAGGMVPPLGIALATTIFRNKFTQRDREAGITCYFMGAAFVTEGAIPFAAADPLRVIPAAVAGAAVAGGLTEFFRVTLPAPHGGVFVAFITNHPLLYLLSIVIGAVVMAIILGILKKPVTEK
- the sipT gene encoding signal peptidase I sipT, yielding MTEEKNTKTEKTAKKKTNTYLEWGKAIVIAVLLALLIRHFLFEPYLVEGSSMDPTLHDGERLFVNKTVNYIGELERGDIVIINGETSKIHYVKRLIGKPGETVQMKDDTLYINGKKAAEPYLSKNKKEAEKLGVSLTGDFGPVKVPKGKYFVMGDNRLNSMDSRNGLGLIAEDRIVGTSKFVFFPFNEMRQTK